A window of Pan paniscus chromosome 16, NHGRI_mPanPan1-v2.0_pri, whole genome shotgun sequence genomic DNA:
agacaatatgcaaatggccaacagatatatgaaaaaatgctcaacaccactaatcagagaaatgcaaattaaaaccataatgagatgttGTCTCACTCCAGTTACAATGACttctatccaaaagacaggctATAACGGATGCTGGCAACGATGGAACAAAAGggaaaccctcatacactgttagtgggaatgtaaattagtacagctactgTGGAGAAGactatggaagttcctcaaaaaactaaaaatagaactaccatatgacccagcaatcccactgctgggcatatatcttaaggaaaaaaaagggaaattagtatattaaagagatagctgcactccaATGTTTAGTGCAGCACCATTTGCAAcaaccaagatatggaagcaacctaagtgtccatcaatagacgaatgaataaagaaaatgtagtatatacacaatggaacattattcagccataagaggaatgaaatcctgtcatttgcaacaatatgaatgaaactgaaggacattatgctaagtgaaataggccaggcaagaaagacaaatattccatgttctcactcatatggggGAGCTTAACAAACACATTTGAACTAATGAAGATAAAGGGTATAAGGATGGTTGCCAGAGGCTTGGAAGAGTTgtgaggagggagggataaagtgggaatggttaatgggttcAAAAACACTGTTGGAcacaatgaataagatctagtatttggtagcaaaacagggtgactaaagttaacaataatttatcgtatatttaaaaataagagtgaAATAGGAaggttcctaacacaaagaaatgataaagccTTGAAGTGATAGATAATCCATTTACTccgatttgattattacacattgtatgcctgcatcaaaacatcacacgtaccctgtaaatatatacaactattatgtacccataagaatttgaaaaaacatggccgggcgccgtggcccacgcctgtaatcccagcactttgggaggcagaggcgggcggatcacgaggtcaagagatcgagaacatcctggctaacacggtgaaaccctgtctctactaaaaatacaaaaaacaacaaaatccatttggaattttttaaagttgtttggACTTCAACTTTTCTAAAATAGAAGACTGAGCTCCAAGTTATACATTTAAATTCTACATCTAttgttcaataattattttttgaacatACGTGAGATACTGTATTCTTTTAGTTACTAAAAAACACATACAACTAAAAATACGTTTGTGGCAAATTACACGGATTTTTAGTTCTGCTATACAATTTACTGCTTACCTCAAGTTTAACTGAAATGGTAGCCATACCAACTAACTACTGACTGCTTACATGCAAGAGGGATGATACTAACCATCCTCACAACACTAAGGTAGACATTATCATCCTgatttacatatgaggaaactgagactccaaGAGATTGTGTTGCATAACTAGGGGGAATTCAGTGTGACTCCAAAGTGATGCTTTTAACCACTGCACTCAGATCTCTAAATCTATTAGTAATTGAGGAGTGGAGAGATTTATATGTCTCAAGATGATTAAGTGAAGGGATTCCAAAtcaaaaacagcaacagtttTAACTTGCAGATGACCCAGTTAGTGGTATCAGTAAGATACAAATCCACttgatggtttttgtttttttcacatctAGTAACAGTTACAATTTGAGGCaaaagaatttcagataaattttataactaataaatttcatttttattcacatttttgtcttttcctgTATTATCACATAGCTGTAAAATGtgttatcaaaaaataaaatgtttcctaaCTGGaaatttaaagacatttaaatttttttcaattaaaatttgaATGAAATTATTTGTAAACCTTTCAGATGTATGTAAGTTCTAAGCatgagataagaaaaaaaatgcttacagGGCTTGAAAGAAGAGGCAATCCAGTTTGAGGATGAAAGGCTCTGGTTGAAGTTCCATCCAAGGAATGAAAATTATGTTTTCGCCACACATTTGAATGTTTCAGTGTAGTCCTCTGTTAGGAAAATAATTAGATGTTAATTGTAATATTTAAATACCATTTAAAGAACTTggacagtgtttttgtttttaaactcatTCCTAATACATTCTGAGGTATTGCTGGTGAAGTTGGTGATATACAGGTGGgatatcccttatccaaaatactTGGGGACTAGAAGTGTTTagaagtttggatttttttttctgattttggagTATTTGCATCATATATACTTTACTGGTTAATCACCCCAAATGCaaaaatcccaaatctgaaacaTTCCGATGAAAATTTCCTTTGAGCACCTTGTCAGCAATCAAAAAGTTTGGGATTTTCGAACATTTCAAATTTGGGATGCTCAAACTGTGTATCTACATCTTATGtttacacactatatatatataccaattgGAAAACAATGTCTAAAATGGTTACTGTAGTATGCTGAATAAATTAAGTTCTAAAGAAAACATGTCCAAATGTAAATGCTTTATATGGTCATATTTGTTCAGAACTTATCATCTAGCAAACTAATACCTGATTatttcaatttgtgaaaaaacTACTATGGTAGTCCCCTCTTATTCTCAGGGGATATATTCCATgaaccccagtggatgcctgaaatcacGTGTAGtacaaaacaatatatatattttttcctatacatacctatcctaaagtttaatttataaattaggtacaATAAGagattaatgataataataaaatacaattataataatatgccataataaaagttatgtgaatgtagtctttctctctttcaaagtatcttattgtactgtactcacctatTTTGTGACCTGGTTGACCAtgagtaactgaaaccatggaaaggaAACCGTGGATAAGGGGCGACTACTGTACTCACAGGAAAAATTCATacaatattgtaaaatataaaactatgtcAATATTAAGAACCATTTTCAGATGATATAATTTGGTGGAACATGATACAGAAATATAAGAAACactgtaaattaaaaattatatataatgcagTCACAGCACTATGTTTTTGACGTGATACAAGAAACAGGCTAATTCTTAAGGATTGGAGAAGTTTATACCCAAAGATCAGAAATTCATAAAAAttacatgaataaaaattataaaagactaTTCTGGGTCTTGGCTCTACCATTTATTAGCTTTGTGACCCTGGCAAGTTATATAGTTTCCCTAGCTCAAGGTCCTCATTTGTCAACTGGAGTTAGTAAAAGCACCTACCTTCATATCAAAGTGAGAGGGATTAAGTAAGCCAACATGTGTAAAATATTCAGAAGGGGCACACAGTAAATTGTTTATTACATTTaaaacaggtacatgaaaaaaatgaaccttAGTGGGCTTGAAAAATATCATGGCCAGATTCAAGCCTCCCTATTAGATAACAGAAAAGATCATAAGAACCGAACATTCTTAAGGCCAGTGTAGGTTTTTGTGACAATTATACTTTTAGAAAATTGGAAACTACCATTTGATTACACCCCATATTAGAGCGAGATCttctgaagaaaaatataaactggaaacatggcaaaattttaaaactctgtcCAGAAAAGCTAATTTGAGTGATAAAGAAGACAAACTTAGGTCATTTAGACTTGGATCAAGGTACTTAAGAAGAAAATTTCCATATAATTGAGATACTGCTTGGAAAAGTAAAGGAAAGTGAAGCCTaatgatttttagaaattaaaaggtGGTTTGGTAGgaaatcaaatgaaatgaaaataacttaaaatatcttttatgtaTATAGTACATTAAggtctacaaaatatttataaattgtttGATTATCACCACTCTAAGATAGGCAAAAGAGATTAATCATGAGTCTTGTAAAATTGAGGAAACAGGTTTTTATAAGTAATACGACTTATTTACGGTCACTTAAGGCCTAAACTATGAAGCCAGGACTAGAACTCAGGTGTTTTGACCAGTAACTTGGTGGTTTCCCTATAGACACTTTGAAAGTCATTAACTGACCAACGGCATAGCACAATGGGCACAACGCTAATATTGGGTCTGACCTGCTAACAAATAATACATTAAGCTAATACAAATTTGATTTCTGACTGTTTTTGCTCTAAGAATTGTTTATAAGtactgaaataaacaaaaaagggcAACAGGAGGAATTAATTCTTTTTCTAAACAAGAGGAATGAACCAAGGACGTGTACAGTCCACAAATTTGTCCTAGATTATTGTGAGGTAGTAGAAAGGAGCCTGGATTAGGAGTCAAGAGACTGGGGTGGGGGTGCCAGTTGAATCACTAAGGACTTTGTACAGCTACTGGTATGTCATTCTCTTTGAGTCCCAGTTTCCTCATAACTGTCCTACCTGTCCCATATGGTGAAGTTATCAAAAAGAACCAAGTaccctattaggttggtgcaaaagtaattgaggtttgccattactttcaatggcaaaaacttcAACTACTTTTGCAGAAACCTAATATGTAATATAACTGAACGTTATATACAAGCAATATACAAAATCCAAgtagtattttataaatattatatagtatTCATTCTCTTGAAATTACAAATCAAATATTAAAAAGCTGAGTGCTTCtgttttggttggttggtttttttctgtttctgtttttttgaaacagggtctcactctgttgcccacgctggaatgcagtggcacaatcatagttcactgcaaccttcaactcctgggctcaagtgattcccccacctcagcctcccaaatagttaggcctacaggcatgtaccaccatgcctggccaatttttatttatttatttatttttgtagagacagggtctcactatgttgcccaggctagtctccaactcctgagctcaagtgatccttctgccttggcctcccaaagtgttggaattataggctgtgagccattgtgcctggcctgggtGCTTCTGACTAGAAGAAAAAGAGGCCTTTAAGATGGGGGAGCAGGGGGAGAACAGAGCTAAAAGAACTAAATAATAGACCTAACATGTCATGAAAACAATTACTGTCCtattaacagttttttaaaaaggtaccaCTTCCTATTTTTTAAACAGCATGATCTTTATTTCCTCCATTTACTTAGCATTTGTTCTTAGGAGAGTGGGTTATTTGCAAGGATGTTAATACTAGTTCTGTAGGTTTATTATTCTATCAGACTGTGTGTCCTGTAGATAATGGAACCTTGGGCCTTTATAACTAGatctcctgtgaacaaaatttaaaCCATAACAAATATTTGAGACTTACATTTGACATATTAGATGTTACTTACCAATACCTCTGTATTTTTTGGTTGCTCACATGTAGACAAACAGTCTTTTATACTTCTTCTCTGAGAACAGTTTTGGGATTTTTCATTAGTTGGATCTTCTTGCTtatcttgttcattttttaattggtctGACTTTTTACATTTGAAACCTTCATtatctttattgagataattcTCTATGCTATTAAGTTGAGtattttgctcacatgtcttagGCCTTTTTGAGTCTTTATTTGAGGACATGCTTTCATATTTGTTCAAATATTCAGACATTTCCAACacagtaacttttatttttgagtcatTTTTTTTGGAATCATCAGACTGAAGATTGCCAAAGAATTTTGGATTATagttctcatttattattttttccttatacttATTTGTACAAATCTGTTTGTCAATAGTGGTGCAATTTGAATACTGTTTATCAATTCCATTGCTCATTTCTTGCTCCTTGAATCTGCTTGTCAAATCTAAGTTATTTTCTTTGTGCTGAGACAAAATTGAGGAAGTCGATAAACTAGAACTTTTGTTCTGTGTCTCCTGATATGTACTTTGGATGATTTCACTAGGATTGTTCTGACACTGATTTCTTGTTTGATGTTTCAAAGAACACTTttctttactattatttttaaaagaagtaaaatatttattaggtattAAGTTTTTCCCATCACTGATGTCTCCTAACAAGGAACATTTTGTGTGAGAAATGGAAACTGACGACTCATCCTTATTTTTCTTCAACAAATTTTTGTCTTCATATGAACTCCTAAACACTTTAGATGCAACCGAACTGGAGTCATGCATGTTGAATGACTGCCGGGGGATATGTGATGCTGTTGGATCAATGTGCTCCAAGTGTTGAGCAATCCTTGCAATAACATCTTGCCGCTCCTGGAGTAAAGAGCCTATCAAAGGATTAGTCTCTCCAACAGGCATATGAGAATAAAAGTCATTAGAAATACAAGTTTCACTTCGAGGAGTTTCTGGTTTTAGTCGAATTTTCCCCTCATTGGTGTCTTCTGGGGAACTAAACTCTGGACTACCAAAAGTCATGGAGAAAGTTTCTTTACCTTTTCCCACGTTTTCATTTTCTTGTGAAACCCGGAAAAGTTTTGAATGGAGTGAACTAGACTCTTGAGTATTAAACGGACGTCCAGAAACATGTGAAGTGCTTGGATCACAATGAATCAAATGTTGGGCAATTCTTGCAATGATTTCTTGCCGCTCCTGAATTAAAGAGCCTATTAAAGGGTTAGTCTCACCAGCTGACTGCCAGAAACTCTGGCGGTTAGAGATACTGGAATCAACcgttgaaaatgattttaaagttcTCACTGATGTTTCATGTGATTTTATATCGCCTATACCACTAAAGCCTAGAATATTGGCTTGAGATGTCCCATGGTCAGATTTACTGCCAGTGCCTGGATATAGTTTGACATTTTTGACAGCTGCAGTATATTCTGGACTTGGGCCACTTTTTGCATGTAACACACTTTCAGGTGCCATGGTCCAGGTTTGTTTGCTACACAGACGCTGTGAACTGTTTGTACCACATTGTTCTGCTTCATTTGCGTTATGGTGCTGATGAGTTTTAAGTTTATGCTGTTGAATTCTTTTCTCATAAAGGCCAATATTAGTGTGAATACTGCACGTCAAAACTGGATAATTAGATTGTCTGGGCAAGGACTGAACACTGACTTTCAAGGCAACATTGTGAGAAACATTGGGAACAGGAAACACATGCTCAATTGGAGTCTGTGAAAAATTCCACTGTAGGTCTACATCAGCAGCACTGATTCTAGAATCACAcagaaaaatactgtattattGGATTATAAAGGTTAGATCCTtattattgtatattattttaaatgtaaagcaGTCATACACTTATTTTTGTTTGCGTTAATTACCACTGAGGTTTACTTTTAGCCACTTTACCATGCATATAATTCTGATAAAACCAATGTAAGTGATATAATAGCTTATGCTTGGAAGAGATGATCTTTTTAAGAACACCAGATCACTTAAGCATTAAAGCTCAAGAAtattataacttaaaaatatttgttaaaacagaaaaaaggactTTGTAATTGCTAGCACATAAATGGATTCAGCTAATTCTATTGTGCAAGGTGATTAAGAGACACCCTATCTCATGGCCATCTGCCTAAAAAGCCAGTTAGCTGTTTAGCAGCCTATATGTTTACATTATCCAAGATGCCAAAAATTAAGTCAAACATAAAAATTCAGCAGCTCAGAAAACTTTTCTACTTTATAATAGCAGCATTAAGTCCATTGGTTCTCTAAAGTAAGCTTAAAAGTTCTCTTGATATTATTCATACCAAATTTAATACaacaaacaaaatttatattGAGTCAATCTAAATCTCTCTAACTTGTTTTGAAAAACCACAGTAAATTTTATCCACTTACATTTAGAATTGCAGGAAATAATctatttaaaaggtaaaatgcCATTCGGTTGCTAACCAAGGTGGCTGAATACGCACTGTCCTTTTTTTTTGGCCCTAGACATACCTGTAGAGAATATTTCGTGGAATAGCACCATGAGAAACACTCAGCCATGCACTTAactgagaaaaaaacacaaatgagcGGACAGCCAACAGAAGCGTCTTCTCTTCAATAAATCGGTCACCATTTCTAAGGAAGTAACAAAGCATAATTTAAATGTAGGCAAGTACAAAATGACTGAATTTTAGAATGGCAGAAGCTGAGATCCATAAACTTATCACTCAGGATTTGTGCTTTGAAGAGCATAGGAATACACTTACGCTGTCACTTGAAGTCACAATTACTAAATGCAAGTACTATATTTACTCATATTTAGTGCCAAATGTAAATACTATCTCAATTTTATTACACAGAGGAATTCAAAGACAtgatacattaaaataatttataggaaGTAATGGAAACCTTGATTTACCAAGAACAACTTTGAACTACGTTCAACAACTTACTGTCGAGGAACTGGCTCCAAGATCCATCTTTCTAATAATAATGCATCTTGCTTAATTGCAGGATCATTTAGATCAATTCCCTCTGTGGTGGGCCCATCATCGCTGTAGCAGCAGTCTGGTAGTAGCATcatttccaccatgattggaaggtTATTCTTCCACAACAATGTGACCTCAGACCTAGTTCGTCTGGCTTGGCGGCACttaagagaaaatgaatataagCAAAACGTCTCAAAAACCCACCtaattttgtgtttaaaatagaaaattataattgTAAAGTAGACATCTGTGTGAGAAATGAGTCAGCTATTGCAGAGCTTTGCTCAGAATTGGCTATCTAGGTTTCCTCATTTAATAACGGATCTATGCTAGTGAGCTCTAGAGTGCAAGGATTagtaatgaacatttattttattttttttgcgactgagacttgctctgtcgcccaggctggagtgcagtggtgcgatctcggctcactgcaacctctgcctcctaggttcaagcgattctcctgcctcagcctctcaagtagctgggattacaggtgcccgccagcacgccagactaatttttatacttttagtagagacagggcttctccatgttggccaggctgatctcaaactcctaacctcaggtgatctgcccaccttggcctcacaaagtgctgggattacaggaatgagccacagtgcccctGCTGTATTGAACATTTATAATGCAAATTTTCTTGAGGAGTGTATCTTTGCTCTACCTTGTGGAAAAAGAACTGCTACATCCAGTGTCTGACAGGCCTCTGAGTTGGCCCAGCCTTGCCTACTTTattaatttcatcatttcacaGGAAAGATTACTTCTTAAATCCGaacaccaaaatattaaaaactcatTTTCATTAAACACTCAAcataaacaagatttttttttttttttttttgagatggagtctcactcttgtctcccaggctggagtgtaatggcaccatcttggctcactgcaacctctgcctcctgggttcaagcgaatctcctgcctcagccttccgagtagctgagattacaggcacccaccaccacacccagcgaagttttgtatttttagtagagatgaggtttcactgtgttggccaggctggtcttgaactcctgaccttgtgatgtgccctcctcagcctcccaaaatgctgggattacaggcgtgaaccactgcgctcagcctcaAAATAGACACGATTTTTAGAGTTTAAAATTTTGGATTACATTTGAGAAACTAATAAGTGGGAGAAAAATTCTTAAAGCAAATTATATGCTACTACaccaaaatattttgaacaatgttacacaaaaacattaacaaaaaatatcttcccatttaaaaaaaaaaaaggaatacaaaagGGAAATTGGTTAATGCGGGGAAAATAATCATAACAACATCAATTTACCAAATGAATAACAACACAAAGTGGATGAGCCAGGGCTGAGATTCTAAAAATAAAGCAGACGGGGCatcctggctcatgcctgtaatcccagcactttgggaggctgaggagggcggatcatgaggtcaggagttcaagaccagtctggccaatatgacgaaacaccgcttctactaaaaatacaaaaattagcctggtgtggtggcatgcacctgtagtcctagctactcaggaggctcagacagaagaattgcttgaacccgggaggtggaggttgcagtgagccaagatcacgccactgcactccagcctgggcaacagagcgagactccgtctcaaataaataaataaataaagtaaaatccaACAGCAGAGATAGTCTTAAATCTAGCTTATGAGACAGCAGGTATGAAATTGGGTGCCCACCTCCCCACTGATCAGCAGAGCTACCTGCAATGCCTTCAAGAGCCTTATTTGAGAGCCAAGGTTATTAGCTATGGTCCAGGATTTGGATTTTTTCCCTTTATGATTATGATCAATTTTACATTGAAATATGATAATTATAACTGTAATAAAATAAAGGTGATGATGAACATAAACTAGTTTATATAAAAGATACAAAGCATTCAACACAAGATTCTCACCTGGGCCAGCTTGTCACTACATTCATGTTTGGTAGTTACTGGGTAACAAGACTGTGCTGGAGGGCAATGAAAGCTTTCTGTTCGACCTTTTACAGAATATTCAGGTGTTCGTCCTTCTGTTATCAGCAAGGCCAAAGAGACCAAGAACTCCTCTGCATCGTATTCAAAATATTCATCCAGAGTATCTGATATAAAAAAGGGGCAAAGGGTCCTCAATTTAATGCACTCTTAATAAGCACTCATCTGGTCTGCCTAAAATAACTAATGTCACATTACACATTATTCATTTAACATagagtgaaaataataaaaatgagaatcaAAATATACTAAACTTTTGATTCACAAACTACAGAAGTGAGGAGATGATGGATAATTCCAAATTCTAGTTGAACtggtatattaattataattgtaatataattaataataataattactattatttttgagacagtttcattctttttgtccaggctggagtgcaacggcgcaatctcggctcaccgcaacttccgcctcctgggttcaagagattctcctgcctcagcctcccaagtagctgggattacaggcatgtgccaccacgcatggctaatttttgtatttttagcagagaaggggtttcgccatgttggtcaggctagtctcgaactcccgacctccggtgatccgcccatctcggcctcccaaagtgctgggattacaggcatgagccactgaacctggcctataataattatatttttgggTCAGGGGTGGTAGCTTACTTTTCTAATTAAAAAGTGACACATTTTctgagaaatttataaaattcagAGAGTAAGACAAAAACAACTCATTATTCAGAGATATCTATTGTTAACTTTATAgcctataataattatatttttgggccaggcgtggtggctcatgcctgtaatcccagcacttcgggaggccgaggtgggcagatcacctgaggtcgggaatttgagaccagccttaccaacatggtgaaacccagtctctaccaaaaatacaaaaaatcagctgggtgcagtggcgcatgcctgtaatctcagctactcgggaggctgaggcaggagaatctcttgaacacgggaggtggaggttgcggtgagccaagatcaccccattgcactctagcctggggaacagagcaagactttgtcttaaaaaaaaaaattaatatttttggatGTTAAGTACAATAGTTTTTGCAAACAAATCATCACTAATAGCTAAAAGGTTAAAATGTCTTATGTCATATATTTAGCTAAGATGTTCTATTGCTATTATTTACATATTAGAAAAAGATACAGATCCAACTgcatgtttctctttctctccccctgcCTTTACTAGTTCCTTAGTCTCATAGCACTAATTCTGTGACATGAAAATTCATAGTCATGGGGTCCTCTGTGCTTTTACTATATAGTAATAACAACTTCTAAGGAAGAAATGCTATTATCCAGCAGCGGCACAAAGCCTGATTTGCAATATGTGGAGTGTGGTATTCTGGTTATTACAGTTTCAAACAATCTAATCTGTAGATTTTTTTCATGTAGTTAtggtaatttaaatatttctcatgAGTGCTCTTAGTTTTTtaacagttaattttaaaaactgttaactTGCTATACAAGTTGAACATTCATACACAAAAGTGCACAAACTATTCAATTTGTTGTACAATTTGTTGTACAAAAAGTTGCTCTTATCTCTGCCAATCAAGCCACAAATATTTCAAGTGCCTATTATACCTCAGGTAATAGGACACAGAGTCATATGCACATAGTTCCTAGTTTTGAAACCTTTACaattcaaagaattttaaaaacaaacagaaccaTGCAGCATGGAATGGGAAGAGAGAAGGTGCAATTTGAGCAGAGATCTCATGTAGAGAAAAGTATGCAAAAAGAAGGACTGGAGCCAGATTATGAATAGCTTTGAAGGGTATGATGAAGAATGCTCTTTTCCAGCTTCAGGAAGGCTTATCAGGAAAGGAAGAAGCCTTGGGAGTAAACTTTATTAAACTGGTATTTTAAGACCATTCAGAAAAGTTTCTCTAAAGTGACCATTTGGAACATATAAAATGACAGCCGACATTTGGTAACTTATCACTGTCAGTTCTAAGTACCTTCTACACGTCAActgatttaatcctcagaacagcTCTAGAAGGTGAGGACTATTACTTCTATTTTTCAGATAAATGAAGcatggagaggttaagtaatttgcccaagatcacccaGCTAGGAAGTTGCAAAGTTGAATTTTGAAGCTGGACAGTTTAGCTCCAGAACCTGGACTCTAGTACTATTCCCAGTCAATTCATCCAGTTTATCATACATCCCCAGGTTAAAAAATACATGGATCATACACTTTAAATGTTCTCAGAGTAGCAGACACAAcaaccaaatacatattataacgTACTGTGATAACCACTCGTATAGACG
This region includes:
- the ATOSA gene encoding atos homolog protein A isoform X4: MVFSGNKGLHREDTLDEYFEYDAEEFLVSLALLITEGRTPEYSVKGRTESFHCPPAQSCYPVTTKHECSDKLAQCRQARRTRSEVTLLWKNNLPIMVEMMLLPDCCYSDDGPTTEGIDLNDPAIKQDALLLERWILEPVPRQNGDRFIEEKTLLLAVRSFVFFSQLSAWLSVSHGAIPRNILYRISAADVDLQWNFSQTPIEHVFPVPNVSHNVALKVSVQSLPRQSNYPVLTCSIHTNIGLYEKRIQQHKLKTHQHHNANEAEQCGTNSSQRLCSKQTWTMAPESVLHAKSGPSPEYTAAVKNVKLYPGTGSKSDHGTSQANILGFSGIGDIKSHETSVRTLKSFSTVDSSISNRQSFWQSAGETNPLIGSLIQERQEIIARIAQHLIHCDPSTSHVSGRPFNTQESSSLHSKLFRVSQENENVGKGKETFSMTFGSPEFSSPEDTNEGKIRLKPETPRSETCISNDFYSHMPVGETNPLIGSLLQERQDVIARIAQHLEHIDPTASHIPRQSFNMHDSSSVASKVFRSSYEDKNLLKKNKDESSVSISHTKCSLLGDISDGKNLIPNKYFTSFKNNSKEKCSLKHQTRNQCQNNPSEIIQSTYQETQNKSSSLSTSSILSQHKENNLDLTSRFKEQEMSNGIDKQYSNCTTIDKQICTNKYKEKIINENYNPKFFGNLQSDDSKKNDSKIKVTVLEMSEYLNKYESMSSNKDSKRPKTCEQNTQLNSIENYLNKDNEGFKCKKSDQLKNEQDKQEDPTNEKSQNCSQRRSIKDCLSTCEQPKNTEVLRTTLKHSNVWRKHNFHSLDGTSTRAFHPQTGLPLLSSPVPQRKTQSGCFDLDSSLLHLKSFSSRSPRPCLNIEDDPDIHEKPFLSSSAPPITSLSLLGNFEESVLNYRFDPLGIVDGFTAEVGASGAFCPTHLTLPVEVSFYSVSDDNAPSPYMTLFNPNKTVVKMFVVIYDLRDMPANHQTFLRQRTFSVPVKQEVKRSVNKENIRHTEERLLRYLIHLRFQSSKSGKIYLHRDVRLLFSRKSMEVDSGAAYELKSYTESPTNPQFSPRC